In the genome of Muntiacus reevesi chromosome 5, mMunRee1.1, whole genome shotgun sequence, one region contains:
- the G0S2 gene encoding G0/G1 switch protein 2: METVQELVPLAKELMAQKPSAKLVRMYVLGGVLALFGAVLGLMETVCGPFTAAGRRREREATLAELRAARGEPAPQEEGKPLEAVQGCRALSNRLHAS, from the coding sequence ATGGAGACGGTGCAGGAGCTGGTTCCCCTGGCCAAGGAGCTGATGGCTCAGAAGCCCAGCGCGAAGCTGGTGCGAATGTACGTGCTGGGCGGCGTGCTGGCGCTCTTCGGCGCCGTGCTCGGCCTGATGGAGACCGTGTGCGGCCCCTTCACGGCCGCCGGCCGCCGGCGGGAGCGCGAGGCGACCCTGGCCGAGCTGCGGGCCGCCCGGGGGGAGCCGGCCCCGCAGGAGGAAGGCAAGCCGCTGGAGGCCGTCCAGGGCTGCCGGGCCCTGTCCAACCGGCTGCACGCCTCCTAG